The following are encoded together in the Bradyrhizobium genosp. L genome:
- the lon gene encoding endopeptidase La — MAATDVTAPASSSDRATPIPSDALIIVPARNTVLYPNVIVPITIGRAKSIAAAQQAVREQRQIGIILQRDAETNDPGPDDLYRIGTVANIVRYITAADDTHHLVCQGVARMRVLDYLPGTPFLAARVLQIPEPTTTSPEIEARFLNLQRQALEAAQLLPQVPPELIAALQGTNSPATLADLATSYMDIKPQEKQDILETIDLVARMDKVSRHLAERIEVLRLSQEIGQKTKAAFDERQREAILREQMATIQRQLGEGDGKSAEVAELTKAIVEAKMPPEAEGQAQKELRRYERMPEAAAESGMVRSYLDWLIDLPWALPEEKPIDIKEARKILDADHFGLDKIKSRIIEYLAVRKLAPGGKAPILCFVGPPGVGKTSLGQSIARAMSRPFVRVSLGGVHDEAEIRGHRRTYIGALPGNIIQGIKKAGARNCVMMLDEIDKMGRGVQGDPSAAMLEVLDPEQNGTFRDNYLGVPFDLSRVVFIATANMLDGVPGPLLDRMELISLAGYTEEEKLEIAKRYLVRRQLEANGLKSDQAEIEPDALRLIIKSYTREAGVRNLEREIGKVLRNVAVQIAEGSTNHVTIAPKDIATLLGQPRFENEIAMRTSIPGVATGLAWTPVGGDILFIEASRTTGRGGLMITGQLGDVMRESVQAALTLVKSRATQLGIDPTLFERSDIHVHVPAGATPKDGPSAGVAMFTALTSLLTDRTVRSDTAMTGEISLRGLVLPVGGIKEKVVAAAAAGLTRVMLPARNRRDYDDIPASAREKLEFIWLERVDEAIAAALEPAKATPAAAE; from the coding sequence ATGGCCGCAACAGACGTGACCGCGCCCGCATCGTCGTCCGATCGCGCAACCCCCATTCCGAGCGATGCCCTGATCATCGTCCCGGCGCGCAATACCGTGCTGTATCCGAACGTCATCGTCCCGATCACGATCGGGCGCGCGAAGTCGATTGCCGCAGCCCAGCAAGCGGTGCGCGAGCAGCGCCAGATCGGCATCATCCTGCAGCGCGACGCCGAGACCAACGATCCCGGCCCCGACGATCTCTACCGGATCGGCACCGTCGCCAACATCGTGCGCTACATCACCGCCGCCGACGACACCCACCACCTGGTCTGCCAGGGCGTGGCACGCATGCGCGTGCTCGACTATCTGCCGGGCACGCCGTTCCTGGCCGCCCGCGTGCTGCAGATCCCGGAGCCGACCACGACCTCGCCCGAGATCGAGGCCCGCTTCCTCAATTTGCAGCGTCAGGCGCTGGAGGCCGCGCAGCTGTTGCCGCAGGTGCCGCCGGAATTGATCGCGGCGCTGCAGGGCACGAATTCGCCGGCAACGCTGGCGGATCTCGCGACCTCCTACATGGACATCAAGCCGCAGGAGAAACAGGACATCCTCGAGACCATCGACCTGGTGGCGCGGATGGACAAGGTCTCGCGCCATCTCGCCGAACGCATCGAGGTGCTCAGGCTCTCCCAGGAAATCGGCCAGAAGACCAAGGCCGCGTTCGACGAGCGGCAGCGCGAGGCGATCCTGCGCGAGCAGATGGCGACGATCCAGCGCCAACTCGGCGAAGGCGACGGCAAATCCGCCGAAGTTGCCGAGCTGACCAAGGCGATCGTGGAAGCAAAAATGCCGCCGGAAGCCGAGGGCCAGGCCCAGAAGGAGCTGCGCCGCTACGAGCGGATGCCGGAGGCGGCGGCCGAGTCTGGCATGGTACGCAGCTATCTCGACTGGCTGATCGACCTGCCCTGGGCGCTGCCCGAAGAGAAGCCGATCGACATCAAGGAGGCGCGCAAGATCCTCGATGCCGATCATTTCGGCCTCGACAAGATCAAGAGCCGCATCATCGAATATCTCGCGGTGCGCAAGCTGGCGCCGGGCGGCAAGGCTCCGATCCTCTGCTTCGTCGGCCCGCCCGGCGTCGGCAAGACCTCGCTGGGGCAATCGATCGCGCGCGCGATGAGCCGGCCGTTCGTCCGCGTCTCGCTCGGCGGCGTGCATGATGAGGCCGAGATCCGCGGCCACCGCCGCACCTATATCGGCGCGCTGCCCGGCAACATCATCCAGGGCATCAAGAAGGCCGGCGCGCGCAATTGCGTGATGATGCTGGACGAGATCGACAAGATGGGCCGCGGCGTGCAGGGCGATCCGTCGGCCGCGATGCTCGAGGTGCTCGACCCCGAGCAGAACGGCACCTTCCGCGACAATTACCTCGGCGTGCCCTTCGATCTCTCCCGCGTCGTCTTCATCGCGACCGCCAATATGCTCGACGGCGTGCCGGGTCCGCTGCTCGACCGCATGGAGCTGATCAGCCTCGCCGGCTACACCGAGGAGGAGAAGCTCGAGATCGCCAAGCGCTATCTGGTGCGCCGCCAGCTCGAGGCCAACGGGTTGAAATCTGACCAGGCCGAGATCGAGCCGGATGCGCTCAGGCTGATCATCAAAAGCTATACGCGCGAGGCCGGCGTCCGCAACCTGGAGCGCGAGATCGGCAAGGTGTTGCGCAACGTCGCGGTGCAGATCGCCGAAGGCAGCACGAACCACGTCACGATCGCGCCGAAGGACATCGCGACGTTGCTCGGCCAACCCCGGTTCGAGAACGAGATCGCGATGCGCACCAGCATTCCCGGCGTCGCGACCGGCCTCGCCTGGACCCCGGTCGGCGGCGACATCCTGTTCATCGAGGCCTCGCGCACGACGGGCCGCGGAGGGCTGATGATCACCGGCCAGCTCGGCGACGTCATGCGCGAGAGCGTGCAGGCCGCGCTGACGCTGGTGAAGAGCCGCGCCACCCAGCTCGGCATCGATCCCACACTGTTCGAGAGGAGCGACATCCACGTCCACGTCCCCGCCGGTGCCACGCCGAAGGACGGCCCAAGCGCCGGCGTCGCGATGTTCACCGCCCTCACCTCACTCCTGACCGATCGCACCGTCCGCAGCGACACCGCGATGACCGGCGAAATCTCGCTGCGCGGCCTGGTGCTGCCGGTCGGCGGCATCAAGGAGAAGGTCGTCGCCGCGGCCGCGGCAGGCCTCACCCGCGTCATGCTGCCGGCCCGCAACCGGCGCGACTACGACGACATCCCGGCCAGCGCCCGCGAGAAGCTGGAGTTCATCTGGCTGGAGCGGGTCGACGAGGCGATCGCCGCGGCACTGGAGCCGGCCAAAGCGACACCGGCCGCCGCGGAGTAA
- a CDS encoding OFA family MFS transporter has protein sequence MTTISSSAGSVAGAGAGILDKERTIATAGFNRWLVPPAALCIHLCIGMAYGFSVFWLPLSRAIGLNAPKACPDISLVQELFTTTCDWKVASLGWMFTLFFVVLGVAAAVWGGWLEKVGPRKAGFVAALCWCGGLVLGAIGIYLHQLWLMWLGSGVIGGIGLGLGYISPVSTLVKWFPDRRGMATGMAIMGFGGGAMIGAPLAAWLMNQFKTPTSVGVWETFLTLAVIYFVFMVIGAFRYRLPPAGWRPDGWTPPSEKKTMISEHHVHLDNAHKTPQFWLIWWVLCLNVSAGIGVIGMASPMLQEIFGGKLIGLPDVGFNALNAAQKGQIAVIAAGFAGLLSLFNIGGRFFWATLSDYIGRKNTYYTFFILGIVLYALAPTFAVTGNKLLFVLGFGIILSMYGGGFSTVPAYLADIFGTQFVGAIHGRLLTAWSTAGIIGPVVVNYIREFQLAAGVPRDQLYNSTMYILCGMLVAGLICNYLVKPVDPKWYMSEAEVAKLQQASAGASAGQTGSFGIGKGGLDAQSALFWLFVGIPLAYGVYMTLQSAIKIL, from the coding sequence ATGACGACGATAAGCAGCAGCGCTGGAAGCGTTGCCGGGGCAGGTGCCGGTATTCTCGACAAGGAGCGGACCATCGCGACCGCCGGATTCAACCGCTGGCTGGTGCCGCCGGCGGCGCTGTGCATCCACCTCTGCATCGGCATGGCCTATGGCTTCTCGGTGTTCTGGCTGCCGCTGTCGCGCGCGATCGGCCTGAACGCGCCGAAAGCGTGCCCCGACATTTCGCTGGTCCAGGAATTGTTCACCACCACTTGCGACTGGAAGGTCGCGAGCCTGGGCTGGATGTTCACACTGTTCTTCGTGGTGCTTGGCGTCGCAGCGGCGGTGTGGGGCGGCTGGCTGGAGAAGGTCGGGCCGCGCAAGGCCGGCTTCGTCGCCGCGCTGTGCTGGTGCGGCGGTCTCGTGCTCGGCGCGATCGGCATCTATCTCCACCAGCTCTGGCTGATGTGGCTCGGCTCCGGCGTGATCGGCGGCATCGGCCTCGGTCTCGGCTACATCTCGCCGGTGTCGACGCTGGTGAAATGGTTCCCCGACCGCCGCGGCATGGCGACCGGCATGGCGATCATGGGCTTCGGCGGCGGCGCGATGATCGGTGCTCCGCTTGCCGCCTGGCTGATGAACCAGTTCAAGACACCGACGTCGGTCGGCGTCTGGGAAACCTTCCTGACCCTGGCGGTCATCTATTTCGTATTCATGGTGATCGGCGCGTTCCGCTACCGCCTGCCGCCGGCCGGTTGGCGGCCCGACGGCTGGACGCCGCCGAGCGAGAAGAAGACGATGATATCAGAGCATCACGTCCATCTCGACAACGCGCACAAGACCCCGCAGTTCTGGCTGATCTGGTGGGTGCTCTGCTTGAACGTGTCGGCGGGAATCGGCGTGATCGGCATGGCCTCGCCGATGTTGCAGGAGATTTTCGGAGGCAAGTTGATCGGGCTGCCCGATGTCGGCTTCAATGCGCTCAACGCGGCGCAGAAGGGACAGATCGCCGTGATCGCCGCCGGCTTCGCCGGGCTGCTCTCGCTGTTCAACATCGGCGGCCGATTCTTCTGGGCCACGCTGTCGGACTATATCGGCCGCAAGAACACCTACTACACGTTCTTCATCCTCGGCATCGTGCTCTACGCGCTGGCGCCGACCTTCGCCGTGACGGGCAACAAGCTGCTGTTCGTGCTCGGCTTCGGCATCATCCTGTCGATGTATGGCGGCGGTTTCTCCACCGTGCCGGCCTATCTCGCGGACATCTTCGGCACCCAGTTCGTCGGCGCCATCCATGGCCGTCTGCTGACGGCGTGGTCGACCGCCGGCATCATCGGTCCGGTGGTGGTGAACTACATCCGTGAATTCCAGCTTGCGGCCGGCGTGCCGCGTGACCAGCTCTACAACTCCACCATGTATATCCTGTGCGGGATGCTGGTCGCGGGCCTGATCTGCAACTATCTGGTCAAGCCGGTCGATCCGAAGTGGTACATGAGCGAGGCGGAGGTCGCGAAACTGCAACAGGCGAGTGCCGGCGCTTCGGCCGGGCAGACCGGATCGTTCGGGATCGGCAAGGGGGGATTGGACGCGCAGTCCGCGCTGTTCTGGCTGTTCGTCGGCATTCCATTGGCCTACGGCGTGTACATGACGCTTCAGAGCGCAATCAAAATCCTTTGA